In Montipora foliosa isolate CH-2021 chromosome 13, ASM3666993v2, whole genome shotgun sequence, one DNA window encodes the following:
- the LOC137982665 gene encoding transcriptional coactivator YAP1-like yields MERKNSNAVVHIRQDSDNDLEALFHVVNPTSVANSHPETTPANSLPMRLRKLPPSFFKQPPIDGGLSPETDRPTGLQISHSRAHSSPASITVPSNLKGPPNHSLNSVVHQRSTSFDNTALLEEPAQMPPGWEMRSTPNGQPFFMNHFDQITTWQDPRKTQSTSNLNNAQTAGSLPDGWEQAITPEGDIYYINHIERTTSWIDPRIALQCRSQENLRSSSILPEFYRHRTMSQLHRLQREREQLIKRQQELLKQEIRLKRDILEEGGTKSSLLGNLTREALLPPPQDSAQVTNGGGHIRDQSFDSGLGMGGGNYHDIDMNESQPMFDANYNSKDSSFRADPSRRLPEILDSLPGTNVDLGVMEGNDSTANMDTDDLGVGLEFNSEMLNDVENLISPGNKIGDSFLTWL; encoded by the exons ATGGAAAGAAAGAACAGTAATGCGGTGGTCCACATTCGACAAGATTCAGACAACGATTTGGAGGCCTTGTTCCATGTCGTCAATCCGACGTCAGTGGCCAACTCGCATCCTGAAACAACCCCGGCGAATTCGCTACCGATGCGATTGCGGAAGCTGCCTCCTTCGTTCTTTAAGCAGCCTCCGATAGATGGAGGATTGTCTCCCGAAACTGACCGTCCAACAGGGCTACAGATTAGCCACTCGCGAGCGCATTCATCGCCGGCTTCAATAACAGTTCCTTCAAACCTTAAAGGTCCTCCAAACCACTCCTTGAACTCTGTTGTTCATCAGCGTTCAACTTCATTTGATAACACCGCTTTACTCGAGGAACCTGCACAAATGCCGCCTGGATGGGAAATGCGGTCGACACCAAATGGACAACCCTTTTTTATGAA TCACTTCGACCAAATAACTACATGGCAGGACCCGAGAAAAACACAGTCCACATCCAACTTAAACAACGCGCAAACAGCCGGCAGTTTGCCTGATGGCTGGGAGCAGGCTATAACTCCTGAAGGTGATATTTATTACATCAATCACATCGAACGCACAACAAGCTGGATTGACCCAAGAATCGCATTGCAATGTAGAAGCCAGGAGAATCTGCGAAGTTCGTCGATTTTGCCCGAGTTTTATCGACACAGAACCATGAGTCAACTTCACCGCCTtcaaagagagagagagcaacTCATAAAGCGACAACAAGAATTGTTGAAACAGGAGATAAGACTGAAACGTGATATTCTCGAAGAAGGAGGCACTAAGTCTTCTCTCCTCGGAAATTTAACTCGCGAGGCGTTGTTGCCTCCTCCTCAGGACTCGGCACAGGTTACGAATGGAGGAGGCCACATTCGAGATCAATCGTTTGATTCAGGTCTGGGAATGGGTGGAGGGAATTACCATGACATCGACATGAACGAGTCGCAACCCATGTTTGACGCCAATTACAACTCAAAAGACTCAAGTTTTCGAGCTGATCCGAGTCGAAGACTCCCCGAGATTTTGGACAGCTTGCCCGGAACAAATGTCGATTTAGGTGTGATGGAAGGAAATGATAGTACCGCGAATATGGATACAGATGATCTGGGAGTTGGATTGGAGTTCAATTCAGAGATGCTGAACGACGTCGAAAACTTAATATCTCCCGGAAACAAGATTGGTGACAGCTTTCTCACTTGGCTGTGA